Below is a genomic region from Planifilum fulgidum.
CCACGTGTATATTTTTAAATTTAAAAATATGGGGCAAGGAGGCGATTGGGCGCGTCCGAGAAGAGAAGTCTTGCAGCATTCCAACCGGCGGAAACGTCCGAGGTCGAAAACTGCGGGGAAAAGGGGTTTAACCATGAACGAAATGGAATGCGAACAACAGGAACCATTCAACGGGACGGAGGCTTCCGCTTCCCTCCCGGGACAAAAAACTTATCAAACGCTTCAAAAAGGGAGGAATGCCTATGAAAATCGCGATCCGCCGTCAATTGATGAGTCTTCAGGGATCCAATTGCATCCGCATGGGAAATTATCTGGTGCAACGAGTGGGCTCTTCCCTCAATTACCGGGTGATGAACGCGCGCGGAGAACTGATCAGCATTTTCCCCATCAATGATGCCGTGCGCCTTCTGGAAAGCCAAGGGCTTCAGCAGGAACCCGTCGAACCGCAGATACCCGCTTGAAGAAAACAACGGGGGTAGTTCCAGCGTCCCGCTTTTGCCAAGTTCCCACCACTTCCTTCCGCCATCGATCCCTTCCATGTGCGGGATTTCACGATTCCGCCGGCAAGCGGCCCTTTGCCTCCTTGTCCCGGTAAAGCAAAAATTGCCCGTACAAATCCTTCGCGGCCGCGACAAGGGCCTGTTTCGCCTTCCCGTGATACGCTTCCCGGATCGCCTCCAGGACCGGTTCGATGCCGTCCAACAAACTGTATCCCTTCAAGAGTTCCCCGATAAACGCTTGGGCGTGATCGGTCGCCAGCGTGCAGGATGCCTGGACAATCACCCCGTATTTCCGGTCGATTTCCGCCGTGATCGTCAAGGTTTCAAACACGCTCTTCGCGGCCATCCCCTGGGGAAGTTTGGCGTGTCCCGCCAGCATGATCGTCTTGGCCATCCGGCTCCCTCCTTACGGTCTTATCCACAAACTGCGGCACTTCCCTGTCTCCACCTTTCGATAAGCGCGGGTTCCGTCCCTTTGTGAGAAAATGGGAAACGCGAAAGCCCGCCTCAAAGGGCGGGCGAGGAAAGGAAAGTCCCCTTCTCATTCCTCAAAGGGCCACTTGGGCAGATTCTTGCGGAGCGGTTTGTCCTTCCGGTACCCCAGCGCATACTCCCCTTGCATGATCTGGTGGATCTCGCGGGTTCCCTCGTAGATGACGGGGGCTTTGGCATTGCGGAGGTAGCGCTCCACGGGAAATTCGTGGGAATAGCCGTTGGCCCCGTGAATCTGGACGGCGTCGACGGCGGCCTGAAAGGCGACGTCACAGGCAAACCACTTGGCCAGCGAGACTTCCCGCGTGTTGCGCATCCCCCGGTTTTTCATCCAGCCGACCCGGTAGACCAGCAGCCGGGCCGCCTCATACCCCGCCACCATCTTGGCGATCATCTGCTGCACCAGCTGGTGCCGTCCGATCGGCTTGCCGAAGGTTTCCCGCTCCTTCGCATATTTGACGCTGGCCTC
It encodes:
- a CDS encoding DUF3870 domain-containing protein, with translation MAKTIMLAGHAKLPQGMAAKSVFETLTITAEIDRKYGVIVQASCTLATDHAQAFIGELLKGYSLLDGIEPVLEAIREAYHGKAKQALVAAAKDLYGQFLLYRDKEAKGRLPAES